A genomic region of Mitsuaria sp. 7 contains the following coding sequences:
- a CDS encoding type VI immunity family protein — protein MDLGTRDFVAACRATVYVASPDQLGGDAVMAVVERLRAGGAALRVRSASGAAWRSLDQGELTRRLHAWSEHPDRDAVLQFSRDGASARDAWDEVDAAIVRRGAFVTTPRASELSFRFEETAPAAELAAFGLWAMERLPVWWGCAGWQFVRRAGWGFWMEDRALIARARRYWTIQPLDPVLMQWDALDGLPGVNWLTMLGDAFLQQRELDVDGLCAAAAALGPEGVYLRRAGAGVVMAAGPQPLPGDINARAALAPYVRIAELLSPLLLTAHGTRGGEGGGNEVFADHLARFLQPDRWLAAPLPTR, from the coding sequence ATGGACCTCGGAACGCGGGACTTCGTCGCGGCCTGCCGCGCCACCGTCTACGTGGCGTCGCCGGACCAGCTCGGCGGCGACGCGGTCATGGCGGTGGTGGAGCGCCTGCGCGCGGGCGGCGCGGCGCTGCGCGTCCGCAGCGCCTCAGGCGCCGCCTGGCGATCGCTCGATCAAGGGGAACTGACCCGCCGTCTGCACGCCTGGTCCGAGCATCCCGATCGCGATGCGGTGCTCCAGTTCTCGCGCGACGGGGCGTCGGCACGCGACGCGTGGGATGAGGTCGACGCCGCCATCGTGCGGCGAGGCGCGTTCGTCACCACGCCGCGCGCCAGCGAACTGAGTTTCCGTTTCGAGGAGACAGCCCCGGCCGCGGAGCTGGCCGCCTTCGGGCTCTGGGCGATGGAACGGCTGCCGGTCTGGTGGGGCTGCGCGGGCTGGCAGTTCGTGCGCCGCGCGGGGTGGGGGTTCTGGATGGAGGACCGCGCGCTGATCGCGCGCGCGCGCCGCTACTGGACGATCCAGCCGCTCGATCCGGTGCTGATGCAGTGGGACGCGCTCGACGGGCTGCCCGGCGTCAACTGGCTGACGATGCTCGGCGACGCCTTCCTCCAGCAGCGCGAGCTCGATGTGGACGGGCTGTGCGCCGCCGCCGCCGCGCTCGGGCCGGAGGGCGTCTATCTGCGTCGCGCCGGGGCCGGCGTCGTGATGGCCGCCGGACCGCAGCCCTTGCCGGGCGACATCAACGCCCGGGCGGCGCTGGCGCCGTACGTCCGGATCGCCGAGCTGCTGTCGCCGCTGCTGCTCACGGCGCACGGCACGCGGGGCGGGGAGGGCGGTGGTAACGAGGTGTTCGCCGATCATCTCGCGCGTTTCCTGCAGCCGGACCGCTGGCTGGCGGCGCCTCTCCCGACGCGGTAG
- a CDS encoding protein kinase domain-containing protein, with translation MSRKEGNPRSAKPGNAPAAADDPTLDPDATRIVPAGAPLDRMPPNTAANRAAPAPEPLPEPPPEADKEPPHDDGPETVQHEREISFIDPTFPDTFSMRAGRKPADIPVDTDHTVIAPAALLTPRPPAESAVPAVPAVPVIPAEASSVTPSPTPSAPAPSMTPPAAPVEPPAAPPKSLAELSATGNETVIVPASALPPSTRPAPSAVVATPAAPATPAASLPPAAATGNETVIAPAAKPVVAKQPAVEAAQPPVEPPAPAVAPPAPVAAPVAVPVASAPRAAPPVADEEESEFGASEFAETVFDPDAAAAMAALRAMPPEPERRPSTGTLPGGTLAAKVASNDAPVRQVGRFQVLDRIGRGGMASVFKAHDPSIGRDVAIKFLHASLCEDEEYHARFLREARASGSLSHPNIVTVHDVGEVDGRPYMAMELLDGDPLADLLEPGTPLPIRDTVVMAIQLARALDYAHKRGIVHRDIKPGNIARVRGTLDIKVMDFGIAHMESTKGEQRTRVGDVLGTPQYMAPEQMNGEKIDGRSDLFSVGIVLYQMLTGVRPFTGDSVVNLALKIAKDDPTPLNKLRPEIPASLRRVVDRCMAKAPDNRFQTGAELADALVKVLTEIDEEARNKGRAKLIPLRVKWAAMMAGIVAIVMAVSGSIISQRQNAALMQQVADYGTALSRFIAAQNATAALGEDWVSVDVSLQEIMKTGDFESVSVIDRAGVVAASSLPDTVGKPYQAPPGETLGEQGVVKRTRYHAAGGAAILGFDSPITFQDKTVGRVALGLPERPLESVARLSRTLMAVLAVTTVLAVAIAMFFVANWFSRPIKLVVEALDEIGRGRVDFRIREQRKDEFGLLYAAFDRMAQALQDKQALAASAAKAEAPTTIGRKSGALAAARKQAAEAAQASSAEPKAPVAAAPSDEQTQPAPPVPPSTPGAA, from the coding sequence ATGTCACGAAAAGAAGGCAATCCCCGCTCGGCCAAGCCGGGCAATGCACCGGCGGCGGCCGACGATCCCACGCTCGATCCGGACGCGACACGCATCGTGCCGGCCGGCGCGCCGCTCGACCGCATGCCGCCCAACACCGCCGCCAACCGCGCCGCGCCGGCCCCCGAGCCTCTCCCCGAGCCGCCCCCCGAGGCGGACAAGGAACCGCCGCACGACGACGGCCCCGAGACGGTCCAGCATGAGCGCGAGATCAGCTTCATCGATCCGACCTTCCCGGACACCTTCTCGATGCGCGCCGGCCGCAAGCCGGCCGACATCCCCGTCGACACCGATCACACCGTCATCGCGCCCGCCGCGCTGTTGACGCCACGCCCGCCCGCCGAATCCGCCGTTCCCGCCGTTCCCGCCGTTCCCGTCATTCCCGCTGAAGCCTCTTCCGTGACTCCCTCCCCGACGCCTTCGGCACCCGCTCCCTCCATGACACCGCCCGCCGCCCCCGTCGAGCCGCCCGCCGCGCCGCCCAAGTCGCTCGCCGAGCTCTCGGCGACCGGCAATGAAACGGTGATCGTTCCGGCGTCGGCACTGCCGCCTTCCACCAGGCCGGCGCCGTCCGCCGTTGTCGCAACGCCGGCCGCTCCCGCCACGCCGGCAGCGAGCCTGCCGCCTGCCGCGGCGACCGGCAACGAGACCGTGATCGCCCCGGCGGCGAAGCCGGTCGTGGCCAAGCAGCCGGCCGTCGAGGCCGCTCAACCCCCGGTGGAGCCGCCGGCGCCTGCAGTGGCGCCGCCCGCGCCGGTTGCCGCGCCGGTTGCCGTGCCCGTGGCCTCGGCGCCTCGGGCGGCCCCGCCGGTGGCCGATGAGGAGGAATCCGAATTCGGCGCCTCCGAGTTCGCCGAGACCGTCTTCGATCCCGACGCCGCCGCCGCCATGGCGGCGCTGCGCGCGATGCCGCCCGAGCCCGAGCGTCGTCCCTCCACCGGCACGCTGCCCGGCGGCACGCTGGCCGCCAAGGTCGCCAGCAACGATGCCCCGGTCCGCCAGGTCGGCCGTTTCCAGGTGCTGGACCGCATCGGTCGCGGCGGCATGGCCAGCGTGTTCAAGGCCCACGATCCGAGCATCGGCCGCGACGTGGCGATCAAGTTCCTGCACGCCTCGCTGTGCGAGGACGAGGAGTACCACGCCCGCTTCCTGCGCGAGGCGCGTGCCTCCGGCAGCCTGTCGCATCCCAACATCGTCACCGTGCACGACGTGGGCGAGGTCGACGGCCGGCCCTACATGGCCATGGAGCTGCTGGACGGGGATCCGCTCGCCGACCTGCTCGAACCCGGCACGCCGCTGCCCATCCGCGACACCGTCGTGATGGCCATCCAGCTGGCGCGCGCGCTGGACTACGCGCACAAGCGCGGCATCGTCCACCGCGACATCAAGCCCGGCAACATCGCCCGCGTGCGCGGCACGCTCGACATCAAGGTGATGGACTTCGGCATCGCCCACATGGAGTCGACCAAGGGGGAGCAGCGCACCCGCGTCGGCGACGTGCTGGGCACGCCGCAATACATGGCCCCCGAGCAGATGAACGGCGAAAAGATCGACGGCCGCTCGGACCTGTTCTCGGTCGGCATCGTGCTGTACCAGATGCTCACCGGGGTGCGCCCGTTCACCGGCGACAGCGTGGTGAACCTGGCGCTCAAGATCGCCAAGGACGATCCGACGCCGCTGAACAAGCTGCGCCCGGAGATCCCCGCGTCGCTGCGCCGCGTCGTCGACCGCTGCATGGCCAAGGCGCCGGACAACCGCTTCCAGACCGGCGCGGAGCTGGCGGACGCGCTGGTCAAGGTGCTCACCGAGATCGACGAGGAAGCGCGCAACAAGGGCCGCGCCAAGCTGATCCCGCTGCGCGTGAAGTGGGCGGCCATGATGGCCGGCATCGTCGCCATCGTGATGGCGGTGAGCGGCTCCATCATCAGCCAGCGCCAGAACGCGGCGCTGATGCAGCAGGTGGCCGACTACGGCACCGCGCTGTCGCGCTTCATCGCCGCGCAGAACGCCACGGCGGCGCTGGGCGAGGACTGGGTCTCCGTCGACGTGTCGCTGCAGGAGATCATGAAGACGGGCGACTTCGAAAGCGTCTCCGTCATCGACCGCGCCGGCGTGGTCGCGGCGTCCAGCCTGCCCGACACCGTCGGCAAGCCCTACCAGGCGCCGCCGGGCGAGACGCTGGGCGAGCAGGGCGTCGTCAAGCGCACGCGGTATCACGCGGCCGGCGGCGCGGCGATCCTGGGCTTCGACTCGCCGATCACCTTCCAGGACAAGACGGTGGGGCGCGTCGCGCTGGGCCTGCCGGAGCGTCCGCTGGAAAGCGTCGCGCGGCTGTCGCGCACGCTGATGGCGGTGCTCGCGGTGACGACGGTGCTCGCGGTCGCGATCGCGATGTTCTTCGTCGCCAACTGGTTCTCACGGCCGATCAAGCTGGTCGTGGAAGCGCTGGACGAGATCGGCCGCGGCCGCGTCGACTTCCGCATCCGCGAGCAGCGCAAGGATGAGTTCGGTCTGCTGTACGCCGCCTTCGACCGCATGGCGCAGGCGCTGCAGGACAAGCAGGCGCTGGCGGCCTCCGCCGCCAAGGCCGAGGCGCCGACGACGATCGGGCGCAAGTCCGGTGCCTTGGCCGCGGCGCGCAAGCAGGCTGCGGAGGCTGCTCAGGCCTCGTCGGCCGAGCCCAAGGCGCCGGTCGCCGCCGCGCCTTCGGACGAGCAGACGCAGCCCGCGCCGCCGGTGCCTCCGTCGACGCCGGGAGCCGCCTGA
- a CDS encoding polysaccharide deacetylase family protein, which translates to MLALTGCVTTPTATPPLNEPAPAKAPSTTSNGEIVARSDRLLIYVPVAGESLRGIAGRLLGSEDRDWQISEANAGATKAEPGQPLIVPLKPMNPLGVRSGNLQTVPILCYHRLGTVGGKMAVSQGNFAAQMEWLAKNDYRVVKLSQLAGYLDGKEPLPPKAVVITFDDGYESVYKLAYPVLRKLGLPATMFVYTDFVGAGGDAVSWPQLAEMQASGLMDIQSHSKSHRNLIERTTGENEERYKRNLDTETAGPRDLIEQKLGTAGQVRHYAYPYGDANELVLDTLTRQKYTLAVTVNPGGNAFYAQPLMLRRTMIFGDHDLEAFKARLQTSRRIGQTP; encoded by the coding sequence GTGCTTGCGCTGACCGGCTGCGTCACGACGCCGACCGCGACCCCGCCGCTCAACGAGCCCGCGCCCGCGAAGGCGCCCTCGACCACGAGCAACGGCGAGATCGTCGCCCGCAGCGACCGGCTGCTGATCTACGTGCCGGTGGCCGGTGAATCGCTGCGCGGCATCGCGGGCCGGCTGCTCGGCAGCGAGGACCGCGACTGGCAGATCAGCGAGGCCAACGCCGGCGCCACCAAGGCCGAGCCGGGCCAGCCGCTGATCGTGCCGCTCAAGCCGATGAACCCGCTGGGCGTGCGCTCCGGCAACCTCCAGACGGTGCCCATCCTCTGCTATCACCGGCTCGGCACGGTGGGCGGGAAGATGGCCGTGTCGCAGGGCAACTTCGCGGCGCAGATGGAGTGGCTGGCGAAGAACGACTACCGCGTCGTCAAGCTGTCGCAGCTCGCGGGCTACCTCGACGGCAAGGAGCCGCTGCCGCCCAAGGCCGTGGTGATCACCTTCGACGACGGCTACGAGTCGGTCTACAAGCTCGCCTATCCGGTGCTGCGCAAGCTCGGCCTGCCGGCGACGATGTTCGTCTACACCGACTTCGTCGGCGCGGGCGGCGACGCGGTGAGCTGGCCGCAGCTGGCGGAGATGCAGGCCTCGGGACTGATGGACATCCAGTCGCATTCGAAGTCGCACCGCAACCTGATCGAGCGCACCACCGGCGAGAACGAGGAGCGCTACAAGCGCAACCTCGACACCGAGACCGCCGGCCCGCGCGACCTGATCGAGCAGAAGCTCGGCACGGCCGGCCAGGTGCGCCATTACGCCTATCCCTACGGCGACGCCAACGAGCTGGTCCTGGACACCCTGACGCGACAGAAGTACACGCTGGCGGTGACCGTCAACCCGGGCGGCAACGCCTTCTATGCGCAGCCGCTGATGCTGCGCCGCACGATGATCTTTGGCGACCACGACCTCGAGGCCTTCAAGGCCCGGCTGCAGACCAGCCGACGCATCGGACAGACCCCATGA
- a CDS encoding VOC family protein, with translation METQELHRGRLIDHLQLVVRDLPASRKFYEAILPPLGVPIGGSGDDYFWADELFVSTADSKAAQGHLTGRHHLAFQARDRAAVDAFHKTALANGGTDNGAPGERPYHPGYYAAFVLDPDGNNIEAVFHGEAKRSAASVKVTF, from the coding sequence ATGGAAACGCAGGAACTGCATCGCGGACGTCTCATCGACCACCTCCAGCTCGTCGTGCGGGATCTGCCCGCGAGCCGGAAGTTCTACGAGGCGATCCTGCCGCCGCTGGGCGTGCCGATCGGGGGCTCGGGCGACGACTACTTCTGGGCCGACGAGCTGTTCGTGTCGACCGCGGACAGCAAGGCCGCGCAGGGTCACCTCACGGGTCGCCATCACCTGGCCTTCCAGGCCAGGGACCGCGCCGCGGTGGACGCCTTCCACAAGACCGCGCTGGCCAACGGCGGCACCGACAACGGCGCGCCCGGCGAGCGGCCCTACCACCCGGGCTACTACGCGGCGTTCGTGCTCGACCCCGATGGCAACAACATCGAGGCCGTCTTCCACGGCGAGGCCAAGCGCAGCGCGGCGTCGGTGAAGGTGACGTTCTGA
- a CDS encoding TIGR03915 family putative DNA repair protein produces MVRVQLDGPIDLDGFRQAAKRLMALGIPPSDVVWTTGHESDGLWGEEAHENGPALAELPLQQEAQAGSSPVAFTVPAAFLSLCRTALLHTEPQRFTLLYRMLFRLKTEPGYWRDTLDADRRRAERLEREVRHEIHKTHAFVRFVPVQDADGERLVAWFEPTHHTLEAAAPFFARRFANLRWAILSPRCSVSWDGATLQTGPGGRREDAPPPDAGAELWLTYYRSIFNPARLKVAMMEREMPRRYWANLPEAALIEPLVAQAEGRVQTMLDAGPTSPRRIREIERARRPSAATPAISSAQVDGSGAGDKAADSA; encoded by the coding sequence ATGGTCCGCGTCCAGCTCGACGGCCCCATCGATCTCGATGGCTTCCGCCAGGCAGCGAAGAGGCTGATGGCGCTCGGCATCCCGCCCTCCGATGTCGTCTGGACCACGGGCCACGAGTCGGATGGCCTGTGGGGAGAGGAGGCTCACGAGAACGGGCCCGCCCTCGCCGAGCTACCGCTTCAGCAGGAAGCGCAGGCCGGGTCCTCGCCGGTCGCGTTCACCGTGCCGGCCGCATTCCTGTCACTGTGTCGCACCGCCCTGCTCCACACCGAGCCTCAGCGCTTCACGCTGCTGTACCGGATGCTGTTCCGCCTGAAGACCGAGCCCGGCTACTGGCGCGACACGCTGGACGCTGACCGCCGCCGCGCGGAGCGGCTCGAACGCGAGGTCCGGCACGAGATCCACAAGACCCATGCGTTCGTCCGCTTCGTGCCGGTCCAGGACGCCGATGGCGAGCGCCTGGTCGCGTGGTTCGAGCCGACGCACCACACGCTCGAGGCCGCCGCGCCGTTCTTCGCGCGGCGCTTCGCCAACCTGCGATGGGCGATCCTGTCGCCGCGCTGCTCGGTGTCGTGGGACGGCGCGACGCTGCAGACCGGTCCCGGCGGCCGGCGCGAGGACGCGCCGCCGCCGGACGCCGGGGCCGAGCTCTGGCTCACCTACTACCGCAGCATCTTCAACCCGGCGCGGCTGAAGGTCGCGATGATGGAACGCGAGATGCCGCGCCGCTACTGGGCGAACCTGCCGGAAGCGGCGTTGATCGAGCCGCTGGTCGCGCAGGCCGAGGGCCGGGTTCAGACGATGCTGGACGCCGGACCGACCTCGCCGCGCCGCATCCGCGAGATCGAACGGGCCCGCAGGCCCAGCGCCGCGACGCCGGCGATCAGCAGCGCCCAGGTCGACGGTTCGGGCGCCGGCGACAAGGCCGCCGACAGCGCGTAG
- a CDS encoding putative DNA modification/repair radical SAM protein, with product MDLSRKLAILADAAKYDASCASSGTDPRDSRGGSGIGSTEGMGICHSYAPDGRCISLLKILLTNHCQYDCLYCVNRSSSNVPRAKFSVEEVVALTLDFYRRNTIEGLFLSSGIIKSPDFTMEQVVRVAQVLREEHDFRGYIHLKTIPDASEELLQRAGRYADRLSINVELPTDEGLKELAPEKDTAAIHRSMGRLRLHIDDAKEAHKASAAVPIRVMPGATARPARPPRFAPAGQSTQMIVGADASDDRSILRSSAALYVRFRMRRVYYSAFSPIPDAAQALPLKAPPLVREHRLYQADWLMRFYGFDHEEIVDDGTGLLRLDVDPKHAWALAHPERFPVDLNVAPREMLLRVPGLGVGSVDKLIVARRVRRLRAEDLKQLKVPARKVLPFVIVDGHRPGAMLTATTSLAARSASPTDLTDPTTFPAMPMPMQMGLF from the coding sequence ATGGACCTCTCCCGCAAGCTCGCCATCCTGGCCGACGCCGCAAAGTACGACGCGTCCTGCGCCTCCAGCGGCACCGACCCGCGCGACTCCCGCGGCGGGAGCGGCATCGGCTCGACCGAAGGCATGGGCATCTGCCACAGCTACGCACCCGATGGCCGCTGCATCTCGCTGCTGAAGATCCTGCTCACCAACCATTGCCAGTACGACTGCCTGTACTGCGTGAACCGGTCGTCGAGCAACGTGCCGCGCGCGAAGTTCAGCGTCGAGGAAGTGGTCGCACTGACCCTCGACTTCTACCGCCGCAACACCATCGAAGGCCTCTTCCTCAGCAGCGGGATCATCAAGAGCCCGGACTTCACGATGGAGCAGGTCGTGCGCGTCGCGCAGGTGCTGCGCGAGGAGCACGACTTCCGCGGCTACATCCATCTGAAGACCATCCCCGATGCCAGCGAGGAACTGCTGCAGCGCGCCGGCCGGTATGCCGACCGGCTCAGCATCAACGTCGAGCTGCCGACCGATGAAGGCCTGAAGGAGCTGGCGCCTGAAAAGGACACCGCCGCCATCCACCGGTCCATGGGCCGCCTGCGGCTGCACATCGACGATGCGAAGGAAGCGCACAAGGCCTCGGCCGCGGTGCCCATCCGCGTGATGCCGGGCGCGACCGCACGGCCGGCGCGCCCGCCGCGTTTCGCGCCCGCCGGCCAGAGCACGCAGATGATCGTCGGCGCCGATGCGAGCGACGACCGCAGCATCCTGCGCAGCAGCGCAGCGCTCTATGTCCGCTTCCGGATGCGGCGCGTGTACTACTCGGCCTTCAGTCCCATCCCCGACGCCGCGCAGGCGCTGCCGCTGAAGGCGCCGCCGCTGGTGCGCGAGCATCGGCTCTACCAGGCCGACTGGCTGATGCGTTTCTACGGTTTCGACCACGAGGAGATCGTCGACGACGGCACCGGCCTGCTGCGGCTCGACGTCGATCCCAAGCACGCGTGGGCGCTGGCGCATCCGGAACGTTTCCCCGTCGACCTCAACGTGGCGCCACGCGAGATGCTGCTGCGTGTGCCGGGACTGGGCGTCGGCTCGGTCGACAAGCTGATCGTCGCGCGCCGCGTCCGCCGCCTGCGCGCCGAGGATCTCAAGCAGCTGAAGGTGCCGGCCCGCAAGGTGCTGCCGTTCGTGATCGTCGATGGGCACAGACCCGGAGCGATGTTGACGGCCACGACGTCCTTGGCCGCGCGTTCCGCATCGCCAACGGATCTCACCGATCCGACGACCTTCCCCGCAATGCCGATGCCCATGCAGATGGGCTTGTTCTGA
- a CDS encoding acyltransferase produces the protein MSLRPPRNFAIDCLRGVAILLVVVHHLALPFRLPLAPSLLGPWIPKRLIDAVSFNGYEAVFMFFVISGFLITTRLLERHGDLRRVDLGAFYLARARRIVPLLLVVLSVLTLLAALDVPDFAPSSAQSLGGLLGSALTFTFNWYEGRTGWAPAAWDVLWSLSIEEVFYVSFPLLCLALPRPLLIVVLAALALSLLPLRALVPVSDEVWWEKAYLPGMSAIAWGVLTALVAQRWRPGPRDARALALFGGFCVLLVIGWGDLVHRHLFKSGMYGLCVGTGAMLIAFRALVPSPHGALNWLARMGRLSYELYLSHMFVVLGTVALYRALLGPSQAWTFVVYVPAVIASVGLAVALEGVMKRLTGLATRAMRGTWQTRTDAADISPGN, from the coding sequence ATGTCTCTCCGCCCTCCACGCAACTTCGCCATCGACTGCCTGCGCGGTGTGGCCATCCTGCTGGTGGTCGTGCACCACCTGGCGCTGCCGTTCCGGCTGCCGCTCGCGCCCAGCCTGCTCGGCCCGTGGATCCCCAAGCGGCTCATCGACGCCGTCAGCTTCAACGGCTACGAAGCCGTGTTCATGTTCTTCGTGATCTCGGGATTCCTGATCACGACGCGACTCCTCGAGCGGCACGGCGATCTGCGGCGTGTCGACCTGGGCGCCTTCTACCTCGCCCGCGCGCGTCGCATCGTGCCGCTGCTGCTGGTCGTGCTGAGCGTGTTGACGCTGCTCGCCGCGCTCGATGTCCCGGACTTCGCGCCCTCATCGGCGCAATCGCTGGGCGGCCTGCTGGGTTCGGCGCTCACCTTCACCTTCAACTGGTACGAGGGCCGGACCGGCTGGGCACCGGCCGCGTGGGACGTGCTGTGGTCGCTGTCGATCGAGGAAGTCTTCTACGTCTCCTTTCCGCTGCTGTGCCTGGCGCTGCCGCGCCCGCTGCTCATCGTCGTCCTCGCCGCGCTGGCGCTCAGCCTGCTGCCCTTGCGCGCCCTCGTGCCCGTGAGCGACGAGGTCTGGTGGGAGAAGGCCTATCTGCCTGGCATGTCCGCCATCGCCTGGGGCGTGCTGACCGCGCTGGTCGCGCAGCGCTGGCGGCCAGGCCCGCGTGATGCGCGGGCGCTCGCGCTCTTCGGCGGCTTCTGCGTGCTGCTGGTGATCGGGTGGGGGGACCTCGTCCACCGCCATCTCTTCAAGAGCGGCATGTATGGCCTGTGCGTGGGCACCGGCGCGATGCTGATCGCATTCCGCGCGCTGGTGCCCTCCCCGCATGGCGCCTTGAACTGGCTCGCCCGGATGGGACGGCTCAGCTACGAGCTCTACCTGAGCCACATGTTCGTCGTGCTGGGCACGGTCGCGCTCTATCGCGCGCTGCTCGGCCCGTCGCAGGCATGGACCTTCGTCGTGTATGTGCCGGCGGTCATCGCGAGCGTCGGGCTCGCGGTGGCGCTGGAGGGCGTCATGAAGCGCCTCACCGGACTGGCGACGCGCGCGATGCGGGGGACGTGGCAAACCCGCACGGACGCAGCGGACATCTCACCCGGCAACTGA
- a CDS encoding LysM peptidoglycan-binding domain-containing protein: MSTTFRSDAPNPLTPTAQAARGRGHSPLAAGTALLLSLALAACVTPAPPPPPPVDPVVTAPPPPPPPPEPVPPTAAEQALSQKTAMQAIELLEAGQEDQARNELQRALQLDPANKLANNLMRQITVDPVQQLGRESFAYTVQSSDTLSRIAGRFMGDIYSFYILARYNDIRVPRQVSGGQVLRIPGKPPAGPLYPRPSSKPDPKAAAAAAAAAAAAAQAQTPPATTTVAAAPTPAAPPPPPPPPELTPGEKAMRAGDAHDRAGRFDKALEEYRRAEAADQPGAGAKIEAVRKKQIAKATLTARTAFAKQDLAGAIKGWDSVLQLDPDNELAKLERQKAVTLKAKADQLK, translated from the coding sequence ATGTCGACCACCTTCCGTTCCGATGCTCCGAATCCCCTGACCCCGACCGCGCAAGCGGCGCGGGGTCGTGGTCATTCCCCCCTGGCGGCCGGTACGGCCCTGCTGCTGAGCCTGGCGCTCGCGGCCTGCGTCACACCCGCGCCCCCGCCTCCGCCGCCGGTGGATCCGGTGGTGACGGCACCGCCGCCGCCCCCGCCTCCGCCTGAGCCCGTGCCGCCGACCGCGGCCGAGCAGGCGCTGTCGCAGAAGACCGCCATGCAGGCGATCGAGCTGCTGGAGGCCGGCCAGGAAGACCAGGCCCGCAACGAGCTGCAGCGCGCGCTGCAGCTGGATCCCGCCAACAAGCTGGCCAACAACCTGATGCGCCAGATCACGGTCGATCCGGTGCAGCAGCTGGGCCGCGAATCCTTCGCCTACACGGTGCAGTCCAGCGACACGCTGTCGCGGATCGCAGGCCGCTTCATGGGCGACATCTACTCGTTCTACATCCTGGCCCGCTACAACGACATCCGCGTGCCGCGCCAGGTGTCGGGCGGCCAGGTGCTGCGCATCCCCGGCAAGCCGCCGGCGGGCCCGCTGTATCCGCGTCCCTCGTCCAAGCCGGATCCGAAGGCGGCCGCCGCAGCGGCTGCCGCAGCGGCCGCTGCCGCACAGGCCCAGACGCCGCCCGCCACGACGACGGTCGCCGCAGCCCCGACGCCGGCTGCGCCTCCCCCGCCGCCTCCGCCGCCGGAACTCACGCCCGGCGAGAAGGCCATGCGCGCCGGCGATGCGCACGACCGCGCGGGCCGCTTCGACAAGGCGCTGGAGGAATACCGCCGCGCCGAGGCCGCCGATCAGCCGGGCGCCGGCGCCAAGATCGAGGCCGTCCGCAAGAAGCAGATCGCCAAGGCCACGCTGACGGCGCGCACCGCGTTCGCCAAGCAGGATCTGGCCGGCGCGATCAAGGGCTGGGACAGCGTGCTGCAGCTCGACCCGGACAACGAGCTCGCCAAGCTGGAACGCCAGAAGGCCGTCACGCTGAAGGCGAAGGCGGATCAGCTGAAGTGA